The following are encoded together in the Juglans microcarpa x Juglans regia isolate MS1-56 chromosome 2D, Jm3101_v1.0, whole genome shotgun sequence genome:
- the LOC121248038 gene encoding zinc finger protein NUTCRACKER-like: MLEKMAEEELPNGFVQNTIAEPNPPVAKKKRSLPGTPDPEAEVIALSPKTLMATNRFLCEICGKGFQRDQNLQLHRRGHNLPWKLKQRSVKEPRKRVYVCPETTCVHHHPSRALGDLTGIKKHFCRKHGEKKWKCEKCSKRYAVQSDWKAHAKTCGTREYKCDCGTIFSRRDSFITHRAFCDALAEETARMNAVSNMNNAVAGNINHQFMGIPLGPNMTQHLPSIFKPNVGSDDIINPTTRGLSLWMGQGSQGHEVMSTSNLQGIHQLGPCSGAMFADPFVSCSNPPPSEYHLNLVFGTKLSSSSTEELSSTTSLPLSDVKETGTQLLSVPSLYSTQHQSHQTPSTNMSATALLQKAAQIGATSTEPSFLGNFRLKFNADSQVQDGNKLCGLYGSNTLVTNLGNNAEKSGGDLSQIHPAKRRRTHNEDGAGGQTRDFLGVGVQPICHPSSINGWISS; this comes from the exons ATGCTAGAAAAGATGGCTGAAGAAGAACTTCCAAATGGTTTTGTCCAAAACACAATTGCTGAACCCAATCCTCCTGTCgcaaagaagaagagaagcCTCCCTGGCACCCCAG ATCCTGAAGCTGAAGTCATCGCTTTATCGCCGAAGACCCTTATGGCCACCAACAGATTCTTGTGCGAAATTTGCGGGAAGGGTTTTCAAAGGGATCAAAATTTGCAACTCCACCGGCGGGGACATAACCTTCCATGGAAGCTGAAGCAAAGGTCCGTCAAAGAACCAAGGAAGCGAGTTTATGTGTGCCCTGAAACGACCTGCGTCCACCACCACCCTTCTAGGGCTCTTGGAGACTTAACCGGTATAAAGAAGCACTTTTGTCGAAAACACGGCGAGAAGAAGTGGAAATGTGAGAAGTGCTCAAAACGGTACGCTGTGCAGTCAGATTGGAAAGCGCACGCCAAGACTTGTGGCACTAGGGAATATAAATGCGACTGTGGGACTATATTTTCACG GCGAGATAGCTTCATAACTCATAGGGCCTTCTGTGATGCCTTGGCCGAAGAAACAGCAAGAATGAATGCAGTATCCAACATGAACAACGCAGTGGCCGGCAATATCAACCACCAGTTCATGGGAATACCACTAGGGCCTAACATGACACAGCATTTGCCCTCTATTTTCAAGCCAAACGTAGGCAGTGATGACATAATTAATCCGACGACGCGGGGACTATCCCTGTGGATGGGCCAAGGATCCCAAGGCCACGAAGTAATGAGCACCAGCAATCTCCAAGGGATTCATCAACTTGGACCGTGTTCAGGGGCGATGTTTGCAGATCCATTCGTGTCGTGCTCGAATCCTCCACCATCAGAATATCATCTAAATTTGGTGTTCGGAACTAAGCTTTCTTCTAGTTCCACCGAAGAGCTATCAAGCACTACTTCACTTCCGCTAAGCGACGTGAAGGAGACTGGAACTCAGCTTTTAAGTGTTCCTTCCTTGTACAGCACCCAACACCAGTCCCATCAAACACCTTCAACAAATATGTCAGCAACGGCTTTATTGCAGAAAGCTGCTCAAATTGGCGCTACTTCAACTGAGCCGTCATTCCTTGGGAACTTTCGGTTGAAGTTCAATGCAGACAGTCAAGTTCAAGATGGTAACAAATTGTGTGGACTGTATGGCTCAAACACATTAGTTACTAATCTCGGGAACAATGCAGAAAAATCGGGAGGGGATCTGTCGCAGATACACCCTGCGAAACGCAGGCGCACGCACAATGAAGATGGTGCTGGAGGGCAAACTAGGGACTTTCTGGGTGTGGGTGTACAACCCATCTGCCACCCTTCATCAATCAATGGATGGATTTCGTCATAA